A genomic window from Sporosarcina sp. Marseille-Q4063 includes:
- the menB gene encoding 1,4-dihydroxy-2-naphthoyl-CoA synthase, with amino-acid sequence MTRQWETLRTYEDIKYEKHSGIAKITINRPEVRNAFRPKTVTELIDAFSRARDDESIGVIVLTGEGEKAFCSGGDQRVRGHGGYVGEDEIPRLNVLDLQRLIRVIPKPVVAMVAGFAIGGGHVLHVVCDLTIAADNAIFGQTGPKVGSFDAGYGSGYLARIIGHKKAREIWFLCRQYNAQEALDMGLVNTVVPYEQLEDETVQWCEEMLSMSPTALRFVKAAMNADTDGLAGLQQMAGDATLLYYTTDEAKEGRDAFKEKRKPDFGQFPRFP; translated from the coding sequence ATGACTCGTCAATGGGAAACATTACGTACATATGAGGACATTAAATACGAAAAGCATAGTGGTATTGCTAAGATCACTATTAACCGCCCTGAGGTGCGAAATGCATTTCGTCCGAAAACGGTTACAGAACTAATTGATGCATTTTCACGTGCGCGTGACGATGAAAGCATCGGGGTTATCGTTTTAACTGGTGAAGGTGAAAAGGCATTTTGTTCAGGCGGCGACCAACGAGTTCGCGGTCACGGCGGTTATGTCGGGGAAGATGAAATTCCACGCCTGAACGTTCTTGACTTGCAACGCTTAATCCGTGTGATTCCAAAACCGGTTGTGGCAATGGTTGCAGGATTCGCGATTGGCGGGGGACACGTTTTACATGTTGTTTGCGACCTAACAATTGCTGCAGACAATGCTATCTTTGGTCAAACAGGCCCGAAAGTGGGATCGTTTGATGCTGGATATGGTTCTGGTTATCTTGCTCGCATTATCGGGCATAAAAAAGCGCGTGAGATTTGGTTCTTATGCCGTCAATACAATGCACAGGAAGCACTTGATATGGGGCTTGTAAACACGGTGGTTCCATACGAACAATTAGAAGATGAAACGGTTCAATGGTGTGAAGAGATGCTCTCAATGAGCCCGACAGCACTACGTTTCGTTAAAGCAGCTATGAACGCAGACACAGATGGACTTGCGGGACTTCAACAAATGGCTGGAGACGCAACATTACTTTATTACACAACGGACGAAGCAAAAGAAGGCCGCGACGCGTTTAAAGAAAAACGCAAACCGGACTTTGGTCAATTCCCACGCTTCCCTTAA